Within the Deinococcus cellulosilyticus NBRC 106333 = KACC 11606 genome, the region GGCAGAGACTTCCCCACGTTTTGCTCTGGGGGCCTCGTCCACGGTTTCCACCAGGAAAACCCCGCCTGTGTCGTGCTTCTTGGCCATGTCGCCCAGAATCAGGCTGTCGTAGATCCCACGTTCAATGCGTCTGGACAGAAAGCCGTTGAACACCAAAGATTGCAGGCTGCTGATCAGGAAGCGCCGCACTGGAGTGCTGGCTTTGCCTTTGAAATTTCTGCGGGCAATGTCACGGCCCATCTCGGCATTTTTGCCCTGCAGGCCAAATCGTTGAGGTCCAAAGTAATTGGGAATCCCGATGGGTTTCAGGGCCTCCAGGATCGCAGGGACTTTGCTGGCATCTGCGTCCCGCACCCGCACAGAAAACTGGTTCCCCTTCAGGTGCCCGATGCCCAGTTTGTTGTTGTGGCGTGTGGTTTCCAGAATGCGCACTCCGGGCAGGTCCAGGGTTGCAAGCTGGCTTTCGTACCGGGCGGGCAGGCTGATCCACTGGGTGGTGATGGCATGCCGGTCCTTGAGCCCAGCGACCCCCACCTTGTCAAAGCGCACCCCGAGGGCCTCGCCCAGCATTTTGACCACATGATTGCTGTTCTGGCCGATCTTTTCGATGTGGAGGTACACGAACTCACCCTCTCCAGAGAAGGGATAGGCGGGAACCTCATCCACCTGAAAGTCAGCGATTTCTGCACGGATGCGCCCTCCGGTGCCGGGCAGGTCGGTGGTGACGTAAGCGAGATCATCCCAATTGAAAAGTAGGCTCATTGCGCTCTACACGTTAAAGGATTGATGATGGGAATGCCAGCAACAACTTGCAATTTCCAGGGTCTGGGGGGTGGTCTTCAGCGAGAGAAATCATACGAAAGCCCATGCTGTTCCAGCCTAAGCTGATTTCCAGGGTTCAGACGGTCCAGGGTGGCGCATTTCTGATGGGATCAGTCCAGGTGATTCGTCTAGACATCTGCTGGGTTTTACGCAACATTCTGGTCCCCGTTCACACAGACATACCCGGTTTAAAAAGCTCCATATAATGGCACCAGGATGTACTCGAGGCAGGATCATGCCTGCTCGAAACAGGGAGGAGAACCATGCACAATTCAACCCCACACACCTTTCCGCTGGAGGCCTGGAGGATCACCGAACAGCAGTTCGATCCTGCACAGAACCAGCTTGCTGAAACGCTCTTTGCCCTGGGCAATGGATACATCGGACAGCGGGCCACTTTCGAAGAAGGTTACTTCGGGCCTGCAGGAACCTCCAGGGATGGCACCTTTTTAAACGGCTTTTTTGATGTGGAGCCCATCCATTACCCGGAAACCGCTTACGGACTGGCAAAGCGCAACCAGTTCATGCTCAACGTGCCCAATGCCAAAAGGGTGCAGATCTGGATTGAGGACGAACCCTTTGACCTCCTGAAA harbors:
- the truD gene encoding tRNA pseudouridine(13) synthase TruD, which translates into the protein MSLLFNWDDLAYVTTDLPGTGGRIRAEIADFQVDEVPAYPFSGEGEFVYLHIEKIGQNSNHVVKMLGEALGVRFDKVGVAGLKDRHAITTQWISLPARYESQLATLDLPGVRILETTRHNNKLGIGHLKGNQFSVRVRDADASKVPAILEALKPIGIPNYFGPQRFGLQGKNAEMGRDIARRNFKGKASTPVRRFLISSLQSLVFNGFLSRRIERGIYDSLILGDMAKKHDTGGVFLVETVDEAPRAKRGEVSATGTLLGRKIKPLTLDAGLLEQEVLAELELSMDDFRSRLGDRRITRLFTDISFEPTEDGYWLRFFLPKGAFATSVLREVMKVSVDTSEEEDGENTDSGVSE